One Chryseobacterium sp. StRB126 genomic region harbors:
- a CDS encoding 5-fold beta-flower protein: protein MVIKKTNFKYCIFFGNIKDDGTVENSSLSTIGYAKGIKKEWAAVVYFFFKLD from the coding sequence ATTGTAATCAAAAAAACAAATTTCAAATACTGCATTTTTTTTGGTAATATTAAAGATGATGGAACGGTAGAAAACAGTAGCCTCAGTACTATTGGCTATGCGAAAGGCATCAAAAAAGAATGGGCGGCGGTAGTGTATTTCTTTTTTAAGCTAGATTAA